GATGTGAACTGCATGCACGGCACCCTGAAACCGCTGCACTGCGCCTGCATGGTGGCTGACGCCGACTGCGtcgagctgctgctgcagaagggagCGGAggtaaaggcttttaaaaaaaaataaataaataaaacaaaagcacgTTAAAAATGCAAAGGTCCCTTTGAAAAGGGGCCGGGAAgtcgggaggcggcggcggtgggtgCCGATGGACAGCTGAGATTTGAGCCGATGGTTTTAAGCAGTGCCGGTTTTGTGCCCCCTGACGGGGAAAAATGGGCCCAGGTGAAGGTTTATCGTCTCCGTAGGGAGGGAAACGTTTGTGCCCGAGAGCTCAGGGGTGCcgctgcctggggagggagggtggttTTGTGGTGCAAGCCTGAAGGAAGAACTGAAACCTATATATTACCTGATTTTTGCCAGTTCCTTCTGTCTGCCGGCAGGTTGtactctccctccctccctgcattATTTTCCCATCCGCTAAATTTGGGATGCAGGAATGGTTTTGCGGAGCTTCTCCTGCCACTGGCAGGAACTGGGGTGTCTCAGTGACGCCCAgatcctttctcctccctccttttctcctgcaggTCAATGCCCTGGACGGCTACAACCGAACAGCCCTTCACTATGCGGCGGAAAAGGATGAAACCTGCGTGGAAATCCTCCTGGAATATGGGGCCAACCCCAACGCGCTGGACGGCAACAAGGACACCCCGCTCCACTGGGCCGCCTTCAAGAACAACGCCGAGTGCGTGCGGTCGCTGCTGGAGAACGGCGCCCTGGTGAACGCCCGCGATTACAACAACGACACACCGCTCAGCTGGGCCGCCATGAAGGGGAACCTGGAGAGCGTCAGCATCCTGCTCGACTTCGGGGCCGAGGTCCGGGTGGTTAATTTGAAAGGTCAAACCCCCATCTCGCGGTTGGTGGCGTTGCTGGTGCGGGGATTGGGTACGGAGCGCGAAGATTCCTGCTTCGATCTTCTCCATCGAGCTATCGGACATTTTGAGCTAAGAAAAAACGGCAGCATGCCCTGGGAGGTGACCAGGGatcagcagctctgtgaaaagcTCACCCGGCTCTGCTCGGCCCCCGGTACCTTACAGACGCTCTCCCGTTACGCCGTACGCCGCAGCCTGGGCGTGCGGTTCCTCCCGGAGGCGGTGAAGGAGCTGCCGCTGCCCACCTGCCTGAAGGAGTACGTGTTGCTCCTTAGCTAAGCGAAAGAGGAGGCGCCGGGGCTCTTCCTCGCCGGCCTTCGGCTCCTTTGTCACCGCTTCCTCCTGGCAGCGCCGGGGATGAGGTTCGCCGCTGGGTTTGGAACTTCCAGGTGCCACATTCCCCTCCCCGGTTGCTGtcctggttttcttttcctcctgctctgcttttccgCCTGAGCCGGCGCGGGGCAGCGGGGATCTCCCGGTGCCCGCTCACAGACGGCCCCGTGGTGTCTCCCTGCCCACAGCGCCTGCTCGGCGGCTCCTCACACGCGCTTTCCCCTCAAATTCGGCCTCATCAGATGAACAATCCCCCTTTAACGGCAAATTATATCCCAGCTGTTGGATTAAcctgggttttttctcttttttttttattttttttttgtattgggGCGGACCTTGGGGAAAGGAAAGCTTTCTGGGTGCGGGGAGAATGGGGAAACCCTCCTCCTTTGAAGGACCTTCAAGAGAAGGTGGTGTCGGACCCGGAGAAGTCCTGTGGAACGTGTCAGCTGGGATTCCGGTGGAAAAGCCCACCGTAAGCACACGTAGCGAGGCTGTGTGTTGTGTAACGATGCTGGCAGGCCCCTTCACTCGGTGCCAACACTCGCACGTGGCCGCAGCTCAACACCCCCCAGACGGGGCAGAGCTCATGTCCCTGCGGCTCCTGGGGCTTCAGGGATCCAGCTGTACCCAGGGATCCCGGGAGAGCCGCCCCGTGCTCTCCAAGGTGAAGTCAGGCGGGCAAATTTTCATAATTGCGTTATGGGAGAAacttggcgggggcggggggggttggtgTCGGAAATCaggttatatatattttattcctCCCTGTTGGGCTGGGAAACGAAGCCATCGGGGCCAGGGGTGCATGTGGGGCGGTGGGAGCCGcgttccccttccccagggggtgAGCGCCGGAGGGTTGGAACACGATTCGTGTTTGCCACCGCGAGTGAGTGGTGAATTTATTGCAGCATCTCAATTCTGAATTTTTAACACTAAAGTGGTGCCCGAGGGTCTCTAACCTGCACCATTTGCTCTCAGCTCATCGCAACATCCCGCCGCAACGCTTGGGGAAactcttttctgtttaaaaagcccATAAAATACCTAAACCAATCCAAAATTTACCCTGAGGAAAACCTGTGCTTCGGGAAAACGGTTCTTTTGCCGAGGCAGAGGGTGCCCTTGGGGTGTGGAGGTGCTGCCCGGCTTCCCGGGGAAGTGCGAGCTACAACGGGGAGCGCTTGTTTTGGAGGTTCCCCggagggacacggggacgtgCTCTGGGGAAGCCGTGCCGACCATCGCCTCTTAGATGTTGGCCTCGAATGACACGCCCTTGCGCATGAcgtgctccaggtgggctttctccGAGGTGTCCAGCTCAATGTGGTACTTGGCCAGGATTTTGAGGATGGGGCGAAGCTTGAGCCACCACTGCTCCTTGGGGATGCGGTGCCTGGGCGAGAGAGAGAGGGCGGTGTGATGGTCGCGGGTGGAAGCAACGCTGCGTCGCCCAGGGAACCATTCCCAGCTTCTGTTTAATAACCCCGTGAACGCTccgggctgggggcagagcagcCGGAGACCTGCCCggtggaaaaggagctgggggtgttggtcgacagccggctgaagacgagccagcagtgtgcccaggtggccaagaaggccaccagcatcctggcctgtatcaggaatagcgtggccagcaggactggggcagtgattgtcccctGTTCTCGGCACCGGGATGGCCCCACCTCgaattttgtgttcagttttgggcccctcacgccaagaaggacattgaggggctggagcgagtccagagaagggcaacggaggtggtgaggggtctggagcacaaggagaaggggctggagaacttgtgaggagcggctgagggagccgggggggctcagcctggagaaaagggggctgaggggagaccttcttgctccccacaactccctgaaaggagggggtagccagggggggtcggtctcttctcccaaggaatgagagggaacggcctcaagttgcgccaggggaggcttaggatggatattgggaaaaatttcttcaccgaaagggttatcaaacattggaacaggctgcccaggggagtggtggagtcaccataggatggtttgggtgggaaggggccttaaagatcatctcgttccacccccacatccagtgggacacctcccccagcccaggttgctccaagccccgtccgacctggccttgaacccctccagggatggggcagccacagcttctctgggcaacctgggccaggggctcacccccctcacagccaagaatttcttcctcagatctcacctaaatctccctcttccagtgtaaaacccttccccctcgtcccatggcccCAGTCCCTAaatgccatccctggaggtgtttaaaagccgggcagacgcggcgctgaaggacatgggtcagtggtggtttgggcagcgttgggttgacggttggactccacgatctgaaaggtcccttccaacctagacaattccgtgattctattctgtgatttATCCTTTCTGGGGCTGGGGCAcggtcctggggtgggggggacaaaagggctggggggggccacCTACTCGAAGTCGGTCTGCTCCTTGAGGTCGGTGATGGGCTGGAAGACGAGGCTGCGCTTGCGCATGCCCAGCAGACAGGCCGAGTCGGCCGTGTTGGCGAAGATGCGACCTGCGAGGGGAGGCGGGGAACCAGCTCAGCCATTCAGTCCCTCCGGGGGAGGGGGCCAGCACCCCCCAAAATCTGGCATTGAAGGATCAGAGCAAGCGTGGACTTTCGGAAGGAGCCAGGGGGTtgcttttgggggtggggaagggtaGGGGCTTTTGGAAAGACGGCAGAGAACCCCCCCGCCCTGTGCGGCACCCACCGTGCCGGGAGCACTCCTTCATCTTCCCGGTGATCCAGGCCACCGCCTTGGCACCCATTTTGGTGCCAAAGTTCCGGTCGAAGGGGGTTGGGGTGCCACCCTACGCCGGAAAAATCACTGGGTAAACCGGAGGAAGCCCCGGGCAAGGGTCTCCTGACCCATAGCCCCTTCCTTGGGGGCTGCACCCCCGTTGCCGGGGGTCCGAACCTGCTGCATGTGCCCCAGCACATTTTTCCGGCAGTCGAAGATGCCCTTTCCTTCCTCCGAGTAGAGGTTGTAGATGAAGTCGGTGGTGTAGTTCTCGTTGCACCGCTCATTCCTGTGCCGGAGGGGGGGGAAAGGTGGGCTCATGGCGGGGACGACACGAGCGCGGCAGGGCTCAGCCACCCCCCAATCCCCTTCCGGAGCCCCTGATCCCACCCCAAATCCCTGTTCCACGCTCCCGTCCTAATCCCATCCTACCCCCAATCCTCATTCCACCCCTCCATCTCACCCCAAATCCCTGTtccacccccccatcccaccccttaCCACTTCCCATTccaccccccatcccaccctccccATTCCATTCCGCACCCCCCATCCCATTGCAACATCCTGATCCCCgttctgcccccccgccccgatcccCATTCCAGCCCCTCCATCCCATTGCAACCTCTTCATCCCCATTCCATTCTGTCCCCCCCCCgaatcccatcccaccccccctgGGGCCGTACCTGAGCACCAGCCCCCTCTTCACCGTCGTCTTCATCTTCTCCGTTAAATGCTCCACGTTGACCTACGTGGAGCGTGATATGGGtgttgcggggcgggggggcttgGAAGGGGGAATAAATGCAGCCCCCACTGACCTGGGGtacgggggggggtccccaacctGCAGGTCGTGGATGTTGAAGTGCTCCTCGTAGATGTAGGCGGCATCGgcgccccccgccagccccgccatGGTGGCCAAGTAGCCACAGAAGCCACCCATGGTCTCGATGATGAAGACGCGGCGCTTGGTCCCGGCCGCCGACTGCTTGATGCGGTCGCAGGTCTGCCGGAGGCGGAAGAATTGGGGCGGAAAAAGGGGATTTAGGTTAAGGGAGTGTTGCTGttgtgggggggcagggggagcggggCCACACCGTGGTGATGGTGTTGAGCGCGGTGTCGGCGCCGATGCTGAAGTCGGAGCCGGGGACGTTGTTGGAGACGGTGGCGGGGATGACGCAGAGCGGGATGCAGAGCTCCTCAAACTTGGCCCTCCCCTCTATCAGCTCCAGGCTGCCCGTGAAAGCCTGGGGGACattgcggggggcggggggggggggggtcagtgcTGGTGCCAGCACAGTGCCCCCCACCCTGTGCCGCCATCGCTTCCCCGCTCACCTCGAAGCCGCCGATGATGATCAGCCCGTGGATGCCGAAGTTGCTGATATTGGCGCTGATTTCCTCAAAATATTTCTTGGGCAGGGTCCTGGGAGGGTGAAACCGCCCTGGCTGAGCCCgcccggggtggggggctccACCTGGAGACCCCCCCCATGGGATTTCTCGGGGGGAGGAGCATTACCTCTTCGTTCCCAGTTTGGAtcctcccagccccgtccagccgCCGACCCTCTCCCAGCTGATCTCTTCCACCTGGGGGGAACGCAGCAAGTTGGGGGGCGTTAAAggagaagatgggggggggggcgggcaggagAAGGTTTTTGGGGTGTTGTGACCATATTGGAGCGATATTGGGGTAACCCGGTGCCCCTCAACCCGGGGGATGACAGCGGGATGAGCCGTGGGGGGCTGGGATGAGGAAGGGGGTTGAGCATCCCCATCTTGGGGGCTCCTGGGTTTTTcggggctgccccccaccctgtgcacccccccttttcccccccctcctccccccggggtgggagggggggggggtgtcgcaCCTGCCCGAAGGCGAGCCCCTCGAAGCCGTCGTGCACCGCCAGCATGCGGTGCCCGTGGATGAGCCCGATCCGCACGGTGGATCTGACGGCCGCGTTCATGCCGGCGGCCGGGGCGCCCACGTTGAGCACGGCCAGCGTGTAGCCGCTCTGCGGGGACAACGCAGCCGGCGTTAAGTGTTGGGGGGGTGGgttctggggctgggggggtgtccccgtcACCCCCTCCCCGTTGCCATACCTTGGTGGAGGGGGGGCGGATGTGTGCCAGCAGCTTGTACACGTTCCAGTTGTTTTGGAAACTCCTGCAAAGTGGGAGGAGGTGGGTGTGGGACACCCGGGGGGTGGTCGGAGCTCCGAGGGGTGACCGGAGCCCTGGGTCCCCACTGGGGACGGATTGCAGACACTCACCGGCCCCGCAGCTTCAGGGCGTCTTCGAAGCGGCCCTCGTTCATGGCCGTCGTCACGTCTTTGGTCTGCGGGGAGCAAAGATGGGCGGGTTTGCATCGCGTTGGAGGAGTTTGCGCCGCACCGTGTGGCTTTGCACCGCGCCGGCTGGCTTTGTGTCACACCGTATGGCTTTGTGTCACAGCGCGCGGCTTTGTGTCACACCGCATGGCTTTGCACTGCACCGTATGGCTTTACGGCACACCGGACCGGTCGGATTTGGCCAGCATGGGCTGGGTTTGCATGGTGTCGGATGGGTTTGCGTGGTCCCGGCGGGGTTTGGAGCGTGCCGGCCGGGCTGGCACCGCACCGTGTGGATTTGCACCGTGCTGGCCGGGTTTGCACCGCGTCGGGCAGGTTGGCATCACGTTGGCTGGGCTTGCACTGTGCTGCATGGCTTTGCACCACCCCGGCTGGCTTTGCATCGCGTTGGACGGCTTTGCATCGCGCCGCGTGGTTTTGCATCGCACCGCGCCGGCCAGATTTGGACAACGCCGGCTGGGTTTGCGTTGTGTTGGGTGGGTTTGCATCGCCGCAGTGGGGTTGGGAGCATGCCAGCCGGGCTGGCATCGCACCACGTGGGTTTGTGCTGCGCTGGCCGGGTTGGTATCACATTGGCTGGGATTGCATCACACCGTATGGCTGTGCATCGCACCGCACCGGCCGGATTTGGACAACGCTGACCGGGTTTGGATGGCCCGGGCTGGGTTTGCGTTGGCGTCGGATGGGTTTGCGTTTCCCCGGCAGGATTTGAAGCATGCTGGCTGGCTTTGCATCGCACCGCACTGGCCCGGTTTGCACCGCACCCCGCTGGGTTTGCATTACATTGGATGGGTTTGTGCCACACCGGCCGGGTTTGGACGGCACGGGCTGGGTTTGTCGTTGTGTCAGAGGGGTTGGCATTGCCCCGGCGCGGTTCGGAGCGTGCCGGCTGGGCTGGCACCGCACCGTACAGCTTTGCGCCGCACCGCGGCGGCCGGGTTTGCACCACTGCCAGCCAGCTCTGCACCGCGGCCGGGGGGGGTTTGCATCATGCTGCCTGCCTTTGCACTGGACGCTGGTTTGCCTCCCACCACCTGGGTTTGCTGCACACTGGTTTTGTGTTTGCGTCGTGCCACGCGGCTTTGCATCGCACCCGTCACTGGGGAGCACGGGGGTGCCCTGGGGGGTCCCGTCCCCCTGCCCCTACTCACCACCTGGACGCACTCCATAAGGGGCAGGCGCACGGCCTGGTTGCCTGAGAGGCTGACGACACAGGCGGGGGTCTCGGGGGTCCCCTCCAGCAGAGCCATGACGGCTTCAACACCCATCCGGCtgccctgtggggacagggatggggacagggacattaCCGCTGCCCCAGACCCCCTCTACCCCAGGGccggggtgggagggagctgCCTACCAGGATGCGGTCGAAGGCAGAGGGCGTCCCACCGCGCTGGACGTGACCCAAGATGGTGACCCGGGTGTCATATCCCAAACGCTTCACCACCAGCTGCAAGACAGGGATGCACCTGGATCCGGTCCCGGAGCGGGACCGGGAAAGGGCTGGGACAAAAAAATCAAGGGgtttctccctcccctgccctccccgctcacGGTTTTGATGTCGTCGGAGGTGATGGCCTTGCCGTGCTTGTCCACAGCACCCTCGGCCACGATGATGATGTTCAGCCTCGAGCCGCCCAGGCGGGTCTGGGGGGTGGAAGCCGGGGGGTGacaatggggacagggatggggacaaggcgCCCGCCGGAGCCCGTCCTACCTCCGTCAGCCTCCGACACAAATGGTCCTCCCAGTCATCCTCGGGGGGAGACTCGGGGATGAAAACCCAGTCGGCGCCACAGGCCAGGGCGGTGATGAGCGCCAGGTAGCTGGAAATGGGTAAAAAAGAggttgtttagggttttttccccagtttctgtCTCAGGAGGCGGATCGGGGTGGTGGCACAAGGACGTACCCGCAGTGGCGACCCATCACTTCCAGCACGAAGGTCCGTTGGTGGCTGCGGGAGACAGGAGTTTCACCCCACGGCAGAGCGGAGTGGGGTGCGGACACCTGGGTCGTCATCGTCCCCCCAACCCCGgcgcgggggacacgggggggggtgtccccgtcaCCTCTGGGCCGTGGTGGTGATGGCATCCACGATCTCCATGATGCGGTGCAGCGCCGAGTCGGTGCCGATGGTCATGTCGGTGCCGCAGAAGTCGTTGTCGATGGAGCCCACCATGCCCACGATGTTCAGGTGACTTGACCTCTTCGCCTCCTCCGCCGTGATTCCCCCTGCCGCAGGGTGCGACACCCCCttttccctctgccccccccccccaaaaccacccccaaGGGGCCAAACACCGGCACAAACCTCCGGCGTGGGGGAAAAAGCCTCACTTTTTCTGGGTACAACCCTTCTGATTTTGGTGCAGACCCCCTGATTTTGGTACAGACCTCCCTTTTTCATCCCGCAGATGAAATCTGGGGGGGGGGTTCTGGTAagtgtgggggggacacacacaaacGTACCCACTTTGACCAGTTCGGCCAAGAGGCTGCTCCACTCGGCCCGGAAGGTGTCGGCGCCGGTGAGGCTGCCGTCGCCCCCGATGACGCAGAGGTTGGTGATGCCGCGTTTCACCAGATTCCGGGCGGCTTTGAGGCGTCCCTCCCGCGTCCGAAAATCCTGGCACCGGGCGCTGCCGATGACGGTGCCCCCCtgcgggaccccccccacccccaccgtGGGTGCTGGgtcctccccagcacccccatgtccatctgtccatctcttccccccccacccccatctcaGCTCCGATTTCGGGTTATTTTCAGGCTTGACCCCGGCGCCGTGGCGTAGGGTTACACCAtattccgcccccccccagccatcgGTGCAATGAGTTGGCCGGGCTCAGCCATCAGCTCACCAGCTGCAGCATCATGGAGACGCTCTCCCACGTGGCCTCCTTGATGTTGTCCCCACCGTCCACCAGCCCCTGGTAGCcctgggaggggacacacacacacacacacgcgcaatGTTgaaatgacccctccccaccccaaggctttgggttttttttgctggggggggggacacacacaagGGGACAGCACCAACCTCATGCACGAAGTAGACCTTGGCGCCGGTGTAGATGCCCACCCGTACCACGGCGCGGACGGCCGCGTTCATgcctggttggggggggggggggacacacaggagaAGAGTGTCACCCGGGAGACaccccccccatagggacacccCCTCCCTAAAGCCATCATCACAGCGCCGGGCTCGGcagcccccccaggcccccccttGAATCCGGCCCCGCAGCTGCCCGGGTTATTTTTGCCCCGTTGACATTTAGCGGCGGTGCCGCATGACACCGGGTGACAAGCGCGGTggcagcgggggggtgggggtggtggtga
The window above is part of the Rissa tridactyla isolate bRisTri1 chromosome 24, bRisTri1.patW.cur.20221130, whole genome shotgun sequence genome. Proteins encoded here:
- the ASB8 gene encoding ankyrin repeat and SOCS box protein 8, with amino-acid sequence MWYIMQSIQSKYSLSERLIRTIAAIRSFPRDNVEDLIGRGADVNCMHGTLKPLHCACMVADADCVELLLQKGAEVNALDGYNRTALHYAAEKDETCVEILLEYGANPNALDGNKDTPLHWAAFKNNAECVRSLLENGALVNARDYNNDTPLSWAAMKGNLESVSILLDFGAEVRVVNLKGQTPISRLVALLVRGLGTEREDSCFDLLHRAIGHFELRKNGSMPWEVTRDQQLCEKLTRLCSAPGTLQTLSRYAVRRSLGVRFLPEAVKELPLPTCLKEYVLLLS
- the PFKM gene encoding ATP-dependent 6-phosphofructokinase, muscle type; amino-acid sequence: MVAVPELSPEASRLLVSAALSLAALLLFLTFLPTAPRGGHPPAKKMAQLPRGHIHAESLGIGKAIAVLTSGGDAQGMNAAVRAVVRVGIYTGAKVYFVHEGYQGLVDGGDNIKEATWESVSMMLQLGGTVIGSARCQDFRTREGRLKAARNLVKRGITNLCVIGGDGSLTGADTFRAEWSSLLAELVKVGGITAEEAKRSSHLNIVGMVGSIDNDFCGTDMTIGTDSALHRIMEIVDAITTTAQSHQRTFVLEVMGRHCGYLALITALACGADWVFIPESPPEDDWEDHLCRRLTETRLGGSRLNIIIVAEGAVDKHGKAITSDDIKTLVVKRLGYDTRVTILGHVQRGGTPSAFDRILGSRMGVEAVMALLEGTPETPACVVSLSGNQAVRLPLMECVQVTKDVTTAMNEGRFEDALKLRGRSFQNNWNVYKLLAHIRPPSTKSGYTLAVLNVGAPAAGMNAAVRSTVRIGLIHGHRMLAVHDGFEGLAFGQVEEISWERVGGWTGLGGSKLGTKRTLPKKYFEEISANISNFGIHGLIIIGGFEAFTGSLELIEGRAKFEELCIPLCVIPATVSNNVPGSDFSIGADTALNTITTTCDRIKQSAAGTKRRVFIIETMGGFCGYLATMAGLAGGADAAYIYEEHFNIHDLQVNVEHLTEKMKTTVKRGLVLRNERCNENYTTDFIYNLYSEEGKGIFDCRKNVLGHMQQGGTPTPFDRNFGTKMGAKAVAWITGKMKECSRHGRIFANTADSACLLGMRKRSLVFQPITDLKEQTDFEHRIPKEQWWLKLRPILKILAKYHIELDTSEKAHLEHVMRKGVSFEANI